GCGTCGTCGGCCAGGTCGGTCGGGTCGAGGTTGGTCGAGAAGATGATCAGCTGCTCGAACGGCACCTCGATCTTCTTGCCGTTGGCCAGGCCGAGGTAGTCGATCCGGTTCTCGAGCGGGATGATCCAGCGGTTGAGCAGCTCGGTCGGGTTGACGCGCTGGCGGCCGAAGTCGTCGATCAGCAGGCTGCCGCAGTTGCTCTTGAGCTGCAGCGAGGCCTCGCTGACGTGGCTCAGGTGGTCGTGCTTCAGCTCCAGGCTGTCCATCGTCAGCTCGCCGCCGACCACCACCGTCGGCCGGCGGATGCGGACCCAGCGGCGGTCGTGCTCGCTCGCCTTGAGCAGGCTGCCGGCCTTGGACTGCACCGGCTCGTGGCAGGAGGGGTCGAAGAACTTGATGATCTGGCCGTCTTCGACGATGGCGTGCGGCACCAGGATGTTCTGGCCGAAGCACTTGGTGATCCGCTGCGCGACGGTGGTCTTGCCGTTGCCGGGCGGGCCGTAGATGAACATGCCCTTGCCGGCGCTGATGGCCGGGCCGAGCTGGGCCAGCATCTCCGGCTCGACGTTGATGTCGGAGAACGCCTTCTCCAGCTGCGGGCGCTTGGGCTTCTCGGTGCGGATGGTCTGCGCCTGCACGGAGTCGACGTAGTCGTCCAGCGGCACGGGCGCGACGCCGGCGTAGGCGCACTCGCGCATCGCGGCAGCGGCCCGCTGCCGGCCCTCGTCGGTGAGCTGGTAAACGTGGTCGCCCAGCATGGCCGAGGCGGTCGGCGTGATGGTCCGCCGCTTGCGCATCTCGGCGAACCGGTCCTCCAGCACGGCCAGCGGCAGGCAGACGTGCTCGGCGATCTCGCGTCCCGAGATCGAGCCGGCGTTCTGCACCACCTTCAGCACCAGGTCGTCGATGAAGGCGATGCTGAGGCCGGTTTCTTCCAGGGTGCGCGGCTCTTCGGGGCGGAAGCCCTCGTTCAGGCCCAGCGACGACAGCAGGTCGGCGTCTTTGCTCTTGGATGTCCGCCAGGTGGGCGCGGAGTCGGCGCCCACCGCTGGGGCGGCCGGTTTGGGCGGCGGCGCCACGGTCATGTTGGGGCTGGCGTCGGCCTCGGCCGTGGCGGCGTCGACCTTCTGCTGCAGTTGGTCGAACACGTCGTCTTCGCTGGACAGGTTGAGCGTCGCGCCGTCCCGCGGCGGCAGTTCCGCGTCCGACTCGCGCAGCAGGTCGCGGGCAGACTCTCCGGGGCGGAAGCTGAGCGACGCGTTGTCGCTTGAGGGCGCCTCGGAGGACAGGTTCAGCGTCGCCCCCCCCTGCGGCGGCTGGTCGCCGCCAGACTCGCCGAGGATCTCCCGCGCCAGCTCACCGGGGCGGATGCTCAGCGATTGGTTGCCTGGCGTCGGCTGGGCGTCGGCGGTCTCCTCCGCGACGCGTTCCTCGAGCTGGTCAAGCAGCGACTCGCCCGGCGCCAGGTTCAGCGTTGCATTCGGCCGCTCCTCTTGCTGAGGCGTGTTGGCGGACGTGATGGGCTGCGTGACGTCGATCGACATAGAGCTCCCTGCCAGGCTCGCCGCCCGGGACTGTTGGCTGAGTTTACGGCTGAGCTGCCAGCCGAAGTTGGTGAGTTCGTAGCCGTTCTTGCCGGACGCGTGGCGCACGAGCTGCAGCTCGATAAGCCGCGGGATCGCGTCGCAGCACCGCCTCGCGTAGGCGAGGTCGTCCGGCTTGAAGAGCTTCTTCTTGCCCCCCCGGATGGCGGGGCCTTTGGTGTCCGAGCGCGAACTGACCTCGAACGCGCCCCGGTTGGCCGCCGCCAGCTCGACGACCGCGCGTTCTACCGGATTTAAGGATTCTGTGTCCGCGATGGTGTGCATAGATCGCCCCTGCCGCAGTGCCCGAACTGCCATCGAAAGACTAGCACACGACCGGGCCGGAGGCGGCGGCCGGCGGGAGACGGGCGTGAGACCCCCGCGGCGCGAGCATCAGGCAGCTTCGCCAATGGTCGAGGCGGGCAGCCTGCCGCTGTCGCGAAGCGGGGGGTTACTGCTCTCGCAGCAGGTTCGGGGGACGCCGGCCCCCGCTACGCTCCCAGTGATCGGCGGCCAGCTGGCGTTGACCAAGCGCTTCGTAGGAGCGCGCCAGCCCGAGGTGGATCAGCTGGTTGTCGGGGAACTCCTCGAGCGCGTACTTGAGGTCTGCGACCGCGGGCCGCCACCGCTTCAGCATGACCTCGGCCTGGCCGCGGGTCTCGCGGTAGACCGGGCTGTCGGGCTCCTGCTCGATCGCCTTGGCGATGGCTTCTAGCGCAGCGCTGGGGATCGGGCGGGGCTCCTGCAGCAGCGTCCAGGCCAGGTTGTTCCACACAATGGCGGGCGCGTCGCCGTCCGCCGCCAGACGCTGGAACGCCTTGCGGGCCTGGAGGATCTCTCCGCGGAGCGCGGCGGTGGTGCCGGCGAGCTCGATCAGGGGCTCGCTGGCGTCCGGCGACCCCAGCAGACCGGCCCACGCCTCGCGGCACGAGGCGGAGGTCTCACGGTTCTCGATCAGGTCCCGCAGCTGCAGCGCCACCCAAGCGCGGGGGCTGCCGAGCCGCTCCGCGCGGCAGAGCCGCTCGACGAGCGCCTCGGGGTCGAACGACTGCTGGTCGAGCGTGGACTGCACACGCTCGCGGGTCAGCTGCGCGAGCAGCTGGTTCGGCTGCGGGTCGTCCGGGAACGTCTGCTGCCAGTCGATGAGCGTCAGCTCTTTCTGCGGCTCATCTTTCAGCAGCGTGGCGGCCAGGACGCGGCTGCGGTGCTCGTCCGCCGATAGCTTGCTCGCCGGCAGGCCGAGTGAAGCGAACAGCCGCGGCACGGCCTGCGCCTGAGTGGTGGCCGCCTCGTCGTCGCCCAGCCGCACCAGCATCCGCAGCCGCATGGCGGCGGCGGCGAAGATCTGGTCGGCGTAGGGCTCGAGCACGTCGCTCGCCTGCTGCGGTCGATCGGTGCGGGCGTAGACAATCGCCCTCAGCATGCTGACCTGCGGCGCGTTGCCGCCCAGCTCGACAATCCGGTCAAGGTGCCGCTCGGCCAGAGTGAGCCTGCCCTCTTCAGTAGGGGGCGTCTCCTCGACCTCTCCCAGGTCCTCGCCGGTGAGCAGGCGGAGCGCCATCCAGTAGTGGGCGGCGGCGTAGCCCGGGATGTCGGGCGGCGCCAGGCGTTGCATCACCTCGTAGCCGGAGGCGACGTCGCCCTCTTCGACCAGCTTGATCGCCTCGATGTACTCTGCGCGGCTGTTGTCGACGCCCAGCTGCACCAGTTTCTCGCGGTAGAGCTCCGCAACCTGGTGGTCGCCCTCCTGCCGGGCCTCGCGCATCGCCTTCTGGTACCGCGCGGCGACCGGCCCGGGTCCGCGGAGCGACGCCGAGAAGCCAACGTACACAAACGGCGCGAGCATCAGCACGGCTGGGATCGCCAGCAGCATGTCTTTTCGGTTGCGCGTGACGGCCCACGCGTAGGCGAAACCGGCCAGGGCGGTAAACGGCGTGAGCAGCAGCCCGAAGAAGCGGCCGAACGATTCCAGCACGCCCCCCAAGCCTACCCGACGCGCCGCTGAGCGCCCGACCGACCGCACGCGTCCAAGCACGCGGCCGGGCAGTTCGAACAGGAAGGCGAACAGGTCGCCCAACCCGGTCGCCTGCGCCATCCGGCCGATCGGCCGCAGCACCCGCATCACGCCACGACGCACGCCGTTTTCCAGGCCCTCGAAGCTGCCCAGCACGTCGATCAAGCCGTAGCTGAGGTCCCTGGCTCGCCTGCCGATACGACTACCGGCGCGGTCGCGCAAGTCCAGCAGCCACGCCCACAGGTCGGCGAACCAACCGAAAACGCCAGACTGGCGACGACGTCGGGGCATGGGGATCAAGAACTGGGGGGCGGGGCGCGGGGGCTCTGGCCGGCGGCCGAGCGGATGGGGGAGCGTCAGACTCTATCGTACACAGCCCGCAATCCGGCCCAAGTGTTTGGTCGGCCGCGACGCCAGACTCTTGGGGCAGCGGGTGGGGTTGCGTCGGATTTGACGCGGTTGACCCGCGGGCCCCCCCGGCTTGGGCACCGGACGCCGGACCGGGTCGGAGGGCGACCGGGAAGAACTTTCTGCCCGTACATACGACGAACGCGGCAGGAGTGCTCCTGCCGCGTTCGGTGATCGTAGACTCTGAGGGCTCGCCGGCTAGGCCAGACGCTTGCCGCGGTAGCGAACCACCGCCACGCCGCCAAGCACGCTCCAGACCAGGAAGGCGCCGGCCTCGGGGACGGCGGCGATCGTGAAGCCGTTGATGACGTGCGCCGTCAGGTTGCCGTTGCTGATCAGGCTGCCCACCACGCGGAAGCTGAGGGGGCCGCCGGCGGTCGTAAAGGTGAACGACTCGGAGCTCATCGGCTCGTTGCCATCCGACCGGGCGAGGTCGCTGATCATCTCCGTGCCGTTCAGGTAGACGTCGGTCTCGACGTTGTTGACGAGCGCGGCTGGCGGGTTGGTGTCGTGGAAGTAGCCGGTGAACGTGTACGTGCCCGGATTCACATTCGAGACCAGCACCTCCAGGTAGTCCGTGCCGCCCATGCCGAAGATAAAGTCACGAGACAGCGCTGTGGGGGCCGGGCTGTTGGCGGCGCCGCGGTCGCGGTCATCGGCGCCGACGCCTGCGATCCCCTGATCGGTGTTCAGGATGACCTGGATGTTCGACCCGACCGATCCGGCGTTGATGCCGGTTGCCCCCGGGAGGGTGACGCCGGTCCAGTCCGAGTAGGTAGGCGAAGGCCCGGACGCGTCGTTGAAATCCACCTTGAGCATCGCGAGCGAGCTTGTGGTGGCCGTCAGTACGATCGCAAGGCCACACACGCACGCCCTGGATAATGAATTCATGCTGATTTCCCGTAGAGCCAATACTTACAATGGATGTCGAATCTGTGGTTGGCCAGGCTGTGCAATTCGCCTGTTTTTACAAGTCAAACCCTACTATAGATACGCGCTTTCCCGCGGTCAAACAAATGTCCTGGATCGGCTAGGACGATTCGTTCGGGAGCTGGTTGCGGCGTAGTTCGGGGCAAATTCTAGTCGTACGTGCCGCAAGCCAGAGCGCAAGAAAAAACGCGGCCGGCGCCAAGGCCGGCCGCGTTTGTTGGTAGTCAGCTGGGGTCTCTAAGCACGCCGCTTGCCACGGTAGCGAACCACGGCGACGCCGCTCAGCATGCTCCAGACCAGGAACGCGCCGGCCTCGGGCACGGCGGCGAGGGTGAAGCCGTTGATCAGGACCGGCCGCTTGTTCGCGTCGGCGAGGGTGACGCTGAACGTCAGGTCGCCGGAGCCGTCGGTGCTGAAGTTAAACGACCCGGATGCCGGGGTCTCAGTGCCTTCGGACCGGACGACGCTCAGCTTGGGGGCGCCGTCGAGTGCTACCAGCGTTTCGGCATTCGCGTACTGGCCGGTGCTGGGGTCCGTCAGGTGGAAGAACCCGGTGAACGTGTAGCTGCCGGCGGGAACGCCCGACAGCACGAGGTCGATGAAGTCACCGGCGCTGTTGCTGCTGGTGGTGGACTTGATCCAGTCACGGTTGAGCGCGTCCGGGCCACCTTTGTCGCCAGTGCCAAACGTACCAGGCGTGGTGCCGGTCGTGATGCTGAGGCTCACCGGGCTGCCGCCGATGCTTCCGATGCCAGAGGGGCCGACCGAGCTAACGCCCGTGAAGCCTGATTCGACCGGGGAGGTCGAGGTGCCAAAGTCGACCGCCAGCATCGCGAACGAGCTCGAGGCCCCAATCAGCGTGCATGCAGCGGCGAAGACGCTTGCCTTGAACAGACTCTTCATGTTGGATTCCAAATGGTGCAACAGCTTAGTCGACGGGGAGCGTGCGGCTCTCCCGGCATATTTCTAGCAGTTTATCTAGATGTAGGGTCCACTTTAGTTACAGGAATAACCGCAGTCAATTGGAAGGATGGGGTGTTTGGCAAGATTCTGTGCCACGCCATCGAGAACTCCCCACACGGCTGTGAAACCAGCACCTGCAAAAAAAGCAGCCGGGGAGTCCCGGCTGCGTTCTTGTTGGTTCGCTCGTCGTCGAAAGGCGACTAGGCCGACCGCTTGCGACGGTGCCGGACAACCGCAACGCCGCTCAGCACGCTCCAGACCAGGAAAGCGCCGGCCTCGGGCACCGCGGCGAGGGTGAATCCGTTGATCAGGTGACCATTCTTGTCGGACGCGATCCGGAAGGTGAGGTCGCCGCCGGTTGAGGTAAAGGTGAACGACCCTTCGCCGATCGGCGACATACTGTCGTCGGTGCGGGCGGTGGTGAACGCATCGGTGAACGAGTTGATCCCTTCACGGAAATCGACGTCCATCGTCGCGTCGCGGACGCTGTCGTTGGCCGGGAACGAATCGTGGAAATACCCGGTAAACGTGTAGGTTCCCGCGTCGACGCCCGAGAGGATCACGTCCAGGTAGTTTGAGCCCTGTCCACGAACGCCGAACACGAAGTCCTTGGAGAGATTTGTCGGCGAGGGCGAGGTGGTGCCGTTGTCGGCGTCGCGGTCGCGGTCGTCGATGGCCCCACCGGGGTTGGTGGCAAGGCTGACGTTCACGCTGGATCCAACACTAGAACCCGTGACGGTCGCCCCGCCAACGCCGACACCGACGAATCCCGCTTGGGTGTTGGCGGCGGTGTTGGTCTTGTTGAAGTCGACCGCGAGCATCGCGAACGAGCTCGGCGTCGCCAGCATCACGATGGCCAGGCCGCAGAGGGATTTAGTCCAGAAAGCATTCATTGATGTATGTCGCTGTTTCGCAGGCGCCGAAGGGGAGTGATCCACTGCCTAAGCAGCGCGACGCGGCCGGTTCGCCGCACCAAATGACCACTCTAACTGGACCAAACCCTATCGTCAATGTGGAGGATTGATGTTGAGAAGTGCGCCGTAGCGGGAGAGCGGCGTCCGGGATGCGGTAGGGCGCAAAAAAGCAGCGGCGGAGGAATCCCCCCGCCGCTGCGGTCTCTCAGGAACATCATCGTTGGCCGCGGGTATCCCCGAAGCTACCGCTCGATCACTACGAACCGGGACCCGGCGCCGGTCTGCACGAGCAGCAGCACACTTTCGTCGGGGTCGGCGTCGGAGAGCAGCTGCCGGGCGTCGTCGGCGTTCTGCACTTCCTGGCGGTTGATCTGGCGGATGACCATGCCGGGCTGGATGCCCGCTTCGGCGGCCCGCGAGCCGTTGTCGACCTCGGTCACCACCACGCCCTCGGTGGCGGTCAGCCCCAGCTGCTTGCCGACCTCAGGGGTGAGGTTGTCCAGACCCATGCCGAGGGCGGACGGCTTGGCCTGCGGCGACTCTAGCTGGCTCGACCGCTGGCCGACCCGGGCGCCGAAGCTCTCGGGCTGGGCCTCGGGCGAGAAGGCGAGCTTGAGCGACTTGCCGTCCCGGACGACCTTCATCGGGTGCGTCTTGCCGAGCTCGGTCTGCTCGACCAGCAGCTGCAGCTCGCCGGCGGAGCCGACCTCTTCGCCGTCGAGGTGCGTGATGACGTCACCCTCGCGGAGGCCCATCTTGGCGGCCGGCGTGTCGGGGTAGACTTGCGTCACGACCACGCCCTCGCGGGGGCGGACGCCGAACTGGCCGGCGATCTCCTGAGTGACCGGCTGGATGCCGACGCCCAGGTACGCCCGGTGCACGACGCCGTCGGTCTCGAGCTGCTTGACCACCCAGCTCGCCAGGTTGGCGGGCACGGCGAAGCCGATGCCGTTGTTGCCGCCCGAGCGGGACGAGATTGCCGTGTTGATGCCGACGATGCGGCCGTCCAGGTCGACCAGCGGCCCGCCGCTGTTGCCGGGGTTGATGGCGGCGTCGGTCTGGATGAAGCTCTCGCGGTCGGTGATGCCGATGCCGCGGTGGGTGGCGCTGACGATGCCGGCGGTCACCGTGCTCTCCAGGCCGAACGGCTGACCGAGCGCGAGCACCCAGTCGCCAACTTCCACCTGGTCGCTGTCGGCCAGCTCGGCCGCGACCAAGTTCTTAGCGCCCTCGATGCGGACGATAGCCAGGTCGGTCTTGGGGTCGGTGGCGACCGACGCGGCCTTGAACTCGCGTCCGTCGTTGAGCCGCACGGTGACCTCGCCGCCGCCCTCAACCACGTGGTTGTTGGTCAGGATCACGCCGGACGGGTCGATGATCACGCCCGAGCCGATCCCCATCGGACCCGCGTTGGGCAGGTGCCGGAACTGAGGGTTCACCTGCCCTTCGGGCATGCCCTTGAAGAAGTCTTCGAACGGCGTGCCTTGGAACGGGTTGCGGCCGCCGAAGCGGTCGGACATGTCGGGGACCTGACGCATGCCCGACTGTGCGAGCTTGGGTCGGTTCTCGATCGCAACGACCGCTGGCAGCACCTTGTCGGACGCGGCGCGGAACGCGTTGGAAAGGCTCTTGGCGGACGCGACGTCCGCGCTGTTGATGGGCGTCGTCGACTTGTCCTGCGTGGCGTGGCGGCCGGCGGCGCCGAGCGAAACGCCGACTGCTAGTAAGAGTGTTAATCCGGCCGCGGCGGCGCGGCGTCGAAGGGTAGCTGTATTTGTCATGTCTACTGTTCCTGCAGTGGGCCGCGTGGCCGTGTATCCACCGGCGCGTGCCGGTAGCGGAGGGGCCGCGGCGGGGGTGCGAGACCGGCCGCGCTGCCTCACACCGCCTCCCTGGCGGTGAGCGCGACCTTTCTTGGTTATCAACGCAGCACGCCGGCGGATGGTTCGCAAACCGGGGGTGGAAATCGGTCCTGTTTGCGCGATCCCGATCGGCCGATCAGGCCCTTCGCAAAGTCGCCGCCGCTGATTGCAGCCGCGCGGACTTCTCCACCGGACTTGTGCATAATTAGTCCCCGACGCCCGGGCGGGCGCGCGTCGTCCTGGCCGGTTCTCCTCCACCGCCTCATCCACCAAAGGACCCTCCGGCATGAAGGCCCCTCTGCTTGCTGCGTTGCTCGTGACCACCCTGCCCGCCACCCTTGGTTGGGCTGCGGGCGCGGCCGACTTCACGCTTCCGGAGGTGCGGGCCGTCAGTATCCCCAGCGGCCGGGTGAGCATCGCCGACTTCGGCGCGAAGCCCGACGGCCGAACGCTCAACACCCAGGCGTTCGCCAAGGCCATCAAGTCGGTCGCATCGCAGGGCGGCGGCCGGGTGGTTGTGCCGCGCGGGGTCTGGAAGACGGGTCCGATCGAGCTGGAGAGCAACATCGACCTGCACGTGGAGCAGGGCGCCGTGGTGCTGTTCTCGGGCGACCTCGACCACTACCGGACGCCCAACGGTAAGGTGGCGCACCTGATTTCGGGCGCCGACCTCGAGAACGTCGCCATTACGGGGTCCGGCGTCTTCGAAGGGGCGGGCGACTACTGGCGCCCGGTCAAAGAATTCAAGATGACCGACAAGCAGTGGAAGAAGCTGCTGAGCAAAGGCGGCGTGCTGACCGACGACGAAGAGATCTGGTGGCCGTCCGAGGAGCACACCAAAGTCAAACGCCCGCGGTTGGTGCGGCTGGACGACTGCCGGCGGGTGCTGATCGAGAACGCGACGTTCCGCAACTCGCCGTCGTTCAGCCTGGACGTTTCGGACTGTGAGGATGTCACGATCCGCGGCGTCACGGTGCTGAACTTCTGGTACGCCCAGAACGGCGACGGCATCGACCTGCACTCGTGCAAGAACGTCCAGATCATCGGCGCGCGGGTTGACGTCGGCGACGACGCTTTGTGTATGAAGTCGAACCCCGGCAAGCCGCTGGAGAACGTGCTGGTGAAGGACTGCACCGTGTTTCACGGCCACGGCGGTTTCGTGATCGGGAGCGAGGAGCTGGGCGGAATGAACAACCTCCGGGTGCGCGACTGCACGTTCATCGGCACCGACGTGGGGCTGCGATTCAAGAGCGCGCGTGACCGGGGCGGCCTGGTCACGAATGTCGACATCCAGAACGTGAACATGATCGACATCGCCGAGCAGGCGATCCTGTTCGACATGCACTACGAGGCGGGCATTCCGCTCGACAAGCAGGGGCTCGTGACGCGCAACGCGGGCTCGGCGCCGCCTGCTGTCACCGACACCACGCCGCGGTTCCGCCAGATCTCGATCCGCGACGTCACCTGCCGGGGCGCCGAGCGCGCGGTGCTGCTCGCCGGGCTGCCAGAGATGCCGGTGCAGGACGTCCTGCTGGAGAATGTTTCGATCACCGCCAAACGCGGCATGGTCTGCATGGACGCTGTCGGCGTCGAACTGCGGGGCGTTGAAGTGCTGTGCGACGAAGGCCCGGCGCTGCACGTCTACAACACGCGGCGGCTGGCAGTCGACGACTTCCGCTGGCGCGCCGGAACCGCCACGCCCGTGCGGGTGCAGGGTCCGCAGAACGCGGAGCTGACGTTCTCCGGGATCGCCGGTGGCGGCGAAGCGATCAGCCTGATCGAGGGCGCAGAGGCGTCGGCAGTGCAGAGTCGGTAGGGGCGTCGCGTGCTTGCGTGGCGAGTCCCGCGGCCCCAATAATGGACGCGTCACCCCGTCCGGAGAGAGGCCGCCCGCCATGCCGCTACGCCACCGTTTCGCGCCGCCGCTGTACGTCTGGTTGGGCCTGCTGCTGATCGCCGGACCACGGCTGTCGACCGTCCACGCCCAAGAGCTGGCGGTGGAGGGATCGGTCACTCGGTACTTCGAGAGCGGCGACGGCATCCGGCTGGCGGAGATCAAGGTCCGCAGCGTGGCGTTGGAAGGCCCGGCCGCGGCGGGCGGCGCGCGGCCGCCCGCGCCCGGCGACATCATCTACGTGCAGATTGACCGCCTCGGCTTGGCCGACCTGCCGGCCGCCGGCAGCGCGGCCCGGGCGAAGATAAGCTCGGCCGGGCCGGGCGCGTGGACCACCGCGGGCGGTGGGCTCGAATCGGCCACCCGCGATGACCGAGGGAGCGGCCCCCGGTCGGGACCCAGCCTCGGCAGGGCGCCCGCCAGCGTGGACGCGCTTGGGATGAACTGCCGCGCGAAGCTCGTCGGGGGGCGGCTGGGCCTGGAGGTCGTGCGGGTCAGCCCGGGCGGCGTCGGCCAGCAGGCCGGCTTCCAGCCGGGCGACGTCATCGTCGGCATCAACGGCCGGCCGCTCACCTCGGCCGCCGACGTGCGGAATCTCGACGCCGGCCCGGGCAAGGTTGAGCTGAACGTAATCGACGTCAATACCGGCCGCACCGCGACCGTCGAGTTGTCGCGTTCTGCCGTCGCCGCCAACACAACGGGCCCCGGAGACGACGCCAAAGCCCCTCGATCGGCATCTCCCGCCGACCGCGTGCGGACAGCGCTGGGCCTAGAAGTAAAGGATTCTAGAGCGGGTCTTCGCCGCGCGGTCGAGGTGACATCGGTCACCAAGGGTGGGCCGGCTTCGCAGGCCGGGTTTGAGCCCGTTGATGTGATTGTCGCGGTGGGGAAGTCGCGGGTCGGTGGCGTGGATGACTTCGCCGACGCGCTTCCCGGTCGCCCTCAGCGGCTCACGCTGATGGTCCGCGACATCCGCACCGGGCGTGAGGTGCCGGTTGAGGTAGAGAGCGCGGGCTTGTCGGCGCGTGACGAGCCGCGGACGCCGGAGCCCAGCACGACGAC
This genomic interval from Posidoniimonas corsicana contains the following:
- a CDS encoding Do family serine endopeptidase, which encodes MTNTATLRRRAAAAGLTLLLAVGVSLGAAGRHATQDKSTTPINSADVASAKSLSNAFRAASDKVLPAVVAIENRPKLAQSGMRQVPDMSDRFGGRNPFQGTPFEDFFKGMPEGQVNPQFRHLPNAGPMGIGSGVIIDPSGVILTNNHVVEGGGEVTVRLNDGREFKAASVATDPKTDLAIVRIEGAKNLVAAELADSDQVEVGDWVLALGQPFGLESTVTAGIVSATHRGIGITDRESFIQTDAAINPGNSGGPLVDLDGRIVGINTAISSRSGGNNGIGFAVPANLASWVVKQLETDGVVHRAYLGVGIQPVTQEIAGQFGVRPREGVVVTQVYPDTPAAKMGLREGDVITHLDGEEVGSAGELQLLVEQTELGKTHPMKVVRDGKSLKLAFSPEAQPESFGARVGQRSSQLESPQAKPSALGMGLDNLTPEVGKQLGLTATEGVVVTEVDNGSRAAEAGIQPGMVIRQINRQEVQNADDARQLLSDADPDESVLLLVQTGAGSRFVVIER
- a CDS encoding glycoside hydrolase family 28 protein, whose amino-acid sequence is MKAPLLAALLVTTLPATLGWAAGAADFTLPEVRAVSIPSGRVSIADFGAKPDGRTLNTQAFAKAIKSVASQGGGRVVVPRGVWKTGPIELESNIDLHVEQGAVVLFSGDLDHYRTPNGKVAHLISGADLENVAITGSGVFEGAGDYWRPVKEFKMTDKQWKKLLSKGGVLTDDEEIWWPSEEHTKVKRPRLVRLDDCRRVLIENATFRNSPSFSLDVSDCEDVTIRGVTVLNFWYAQNGDGIDLHSCKNVQIIGARVDVGDDALCMKSNPGKPLENVLVKDCTVFHGHGGFVIGSEELGGMNNLRVRDCTFIGTDVGLRFKSARDRGGLVTNVDIQNVNMIDIAEQAILFDMHYEAGIPLDKQGLVTRNAGSAPPAVTDTTPRFRQISIRDVTCRGAERAVLLAGLPEMPVQDVLLENVSITAKRGMVCMDAVGVELRGVEVLCDEGPALHVYNTRRLAVDDFRWRAGTATPVRVQGPQNAELTFSGIAGGGEAISLIEGAEASAVQSR
- a CDS encoding PDZ domain-containing protein — protein: MPLRHRFAPPLYVWLGLLLIAGPRLSTVHAQELAVEGSVTRYFESGDGIRLAEIKVRSVALEGPAAAGGARPPAPGDIIYVQIDRLGLADLPAAGSAARAKISSAGPGAWTTAGGGLESATRDDRGSGPRSGPSLGRAPASVDALGMNCRAKLVGGRLGLEVVRVSPGGVGQQAGFQPGDVIVGINGRPLTSAADVRNLDAGPGKVELNVIDVNTGRTATVELSRSAVAANTTGPGDDAKAPRSASPADRVRTALGLEVKDSRAGLRRAVEVTSVTKGGPASQAGFEPVDVIVAVGKSRVGGVDDFADALPGRPQRLTLMVRDIRTGREVPVEVESAGLSARDEPRTPEPSTTTTPTSPATKPGKIGIAGQLTFYDAEAAVKVASVEPGSPADRAGVRAGMILLSADGAPLLHPNDLAAAVGKARGVVSLRVVDPDARREQTIRVQL